The DNA region TCGCACGGCCGGCAAGACGGGTACATCGCGCAAGCTCGATGCCGGCGGTTACAGCGATCGCTACATTGCCAGCTTCGCCGGCTTCGCGCCGGCCTCGCGTCCGAAGCTGGCGGCCGTGGTGGTCATCAACGATCCGGCCGGCGACCAGTATTACGGCGGCCAGGTGGCCGCACCGCTGTTTGGTCGTGTCATGGAAGCGGGTCTGCGGCTGTTCAATGTGCCCCCGGATGATCTAGGCACCCTGGTGACCCAGGTGGAGTTCATGCCATGACCGGCAAGCTGACGCTCCGTGCACTTCTTGAAGGCCTGGTGCCGGATTACGCCGGGCCCGATTGTCCGGTTTCCGGTCTGGTGCTTGATTCGCGCAAGGTTCGGGCCGGTGATGTCTTCGTGGCCATCGGCGGAACCGCCGGTCACGGTCTGGATTACGTGGACTCAGCGCTTCGGGCCGGTTGCGCGGCGATCCTTCACGATGGTGGCGGATCAACGCCGGATTGCCCCGAAGTGCCGGTGGTCGAGGTGCATCAGCTGGGTCGGCAACTGGATGTTCTGGCGCGGCGCATGTGGGGCGATCCGGGTCGTGACCTTGACCTGGTCGCGGTCACCGGTACGAACGGCAAGTCCTCCGTGGCCTGGCTGCTCGCCCAGGCACTGGACGGTGCCATGATCGGCACCCTGGGTGTTGGTCGACCCGGTGAGCACCTTCCGGCCGACATGACCACGCCCGATCTGTTTACGCTCTACCGCGAACTGGCCCGACTGCGGGATTCGGGTCTGCGCACGGTGGTGCTGGAAGCCTCTTCGCACGCGCTGGACCAGGGACGACTGGCCGGTCTGTGTTTTACCAGTGTCATCTTTACCACCCTGGGTCATGATCACCTGGACTACCATGCCGACCGAAACGCCTACGCCGAGGCCAAGGCACGGCTGTTCACCGACTTTGTCAGCCAGCGCCAGTTGATCAACCTCGATGACTTGTTTGGACGTGAGCTGGCCGGTCGCCTGGCCGGACCGGGTTGCATTGGCTACAGCCGGACCGATCAGGCCGATGCCAGCGTTCGGGTTGACGCCTTCACCTCCAGCAGCGAAGGACTCAGTGCTCGATTGTGGCTCGACCAGCAGGTCCTGGAAGTGCGTAGCTGCCTGATCGGGCAGGTCAACCTCTGGAATCTGATGGTGGTGGCGGCCGAGCTGGCCGAGCGTGGGCGCTCACTGCCTGACATTGCCGAGCAAATTTCCAGGCTGATGCCAGTGCCGGGACGAATGCAGCCGGTGCGAGACGGTGATGGTCGCCTGGCCGTCATCGATTATGCCCATACCCCGGATGCGCTGGACAATGCCCTGGTCAGCCTGCGCGAGCTGACCCGGGGTGAACTGTGGTGCGTGTTTGGCTGCGGCGGCAACCGCGATTCGGCCAAACGCGACCGCATGGGGCGCATCGCCGAGGGCCGCGCCGACCATGTCGTGCTGACCGATGACAACCCGCGCCATGAAGATGGCCTGGCCATCATCCGCGACATTCAGGCGGGCATGCAGCGTCCTGAGCGCAGCATCGTCATTCGCGACCGGGCGCGCGCCATACACAAGGCATTGAGCGATTGCGCTGCCGATGATGTAGTGCTGATTGCCGGCAAGGGCCATGAGACCGAGCAGGTCATCGGCGATCAACGCCTGCCATTTGACGATGCAGTCTGTGCCAGGCAGGCCCTGGAGGCCTTGCCATGCTGAAGTTCTCGCTCAAGCGCCTGGCAGGACTGATCGGCGGGCATGCCACCGGCAATGGCACCGAGATTGTCGGGATGACGCATGATTCCCGGAGGGTCCGGCCAGGCAATCTGTTCTGTGCTTTGCCGGGGCAACGGGTCGACGGGCATGATTTCGTGACCACGGCAGCCGATGCCGGGGCCGCGGCAGCGCTGGTCACGCGGGAACTGGATATCGCCCTGCCGCAACTGGTGGTCGACGATGTACTCGAGGCCATGGGCCACATTGCATCGGCCTGGCGCGAGCAGCTTCCGGTTACGGTGATCGCGGTGACCGGGTCGAATGGCAAGACCACGGTCAAGGAAATGCTGGCCGCCATCCTGAGCCGTCATGACCCGACACTGGCAACGGCCGGAAACTATAACAACGAGATTGGCGTTCCCCTGACACTGGCCAGCATTTCCGATGAGCACCGTTATGCGGTCATCGAAATGGGAGCAAGCCGACCTGGTGATATTGCCTACCTGTGCAGGATGGCCCGGCCTGAAATCGGTGTGCTCACCAATGCCGCATCCGCCCACCTGGAAGGTTTCGGCAGTCTTGACGGCGTGGCCGAAACCAAGGGCGAGCTGTTCCGTTCGCTCTCCCCCTCGGGCCTGGCGGTGATCAATGCCGACGATGCCTATTGTGGAAAGTGGCAGGAAATGGCCGCGCATTGCCGCAGTATCACGTTCGGTACCGCGAGTCACGCCCTGGTCTGTGGCCGACGGCGGGGAGAAAGAATCGAGGTCACGACCCCGGTCGGCCAGTTCGAGTATCGCCCGCGGCTGCCCGGGCATCACAACATGATGAATGCGCTCGCCGCCGCGGCGGTGGCGGTCACGCTGGATATTCCCTTGCCGGATATCGCCTCGGCGCTGGGAGAGCTCGCCGGTGTGCCAGGCAGGCTGCAGCTTCATCACCACCCGGCTGGCTGGACCCTGATTGACGATTCCTACAACGCCAACCCGGCCTCACTGCGCGCCGGGTTGCAGGTGCTGGCCGAGCAGCCGGGTGAACGCTGGCTGGTGCTGGGCGACATGGCGGAACTCGGATCCGATGCCGCCCGCATGCATGCCGATGTCGGGCGCGAAGCGGTCGATATGGGCGTCGATCGGCTGTTTGCCGTAGGTGAGCTGGCCCGTCACAGCGTGGCCGCCTTTGGTCAGGGCGCCACGCATTTCGAGGATCGGGAAGCCCTGGCTTCGGCGCTGGCTGCTGAACTGCATGCCGGCGTGCACTGCCTGGTCAAGGGATCGCGCTCCATGGAAATGGAACACATTGTCCGGTCGCTGATCGGGGAGGCTGCCTGATGCTGCTGTGGCTTTTCGAGGAATGGCTGGCGCGGGATGTCGCGCTGTTCGGGTTCATTACCTTCCGCACCATCATGGCGGCGATGACGGCCATGGCGGTATCGCTGGTGATCGGACCGTATTTCATCCGCCACATGGTCGAGCGCCAGATCGGCCAGCCGATTCGCGATCTGGGGCCCGACAGTCACCTGTCCAAGGCCGGCACCCCGACCATGGGCGGAACCATGATCCTGATTGCGCTGGTCATCAGCACGCTGCTGTGGGCCGATCTGGCCAATCGCTACGTGTGGACCGTGCTGTTTGTCACCCTTGCATTCGGGGCCATCGGTTTTGTCGACGACTTTCTCAAGCTCAAGTACCGCGACAGTGCGGGCCTGTCGGCCCGAACCAAGTACCTGGCACAATCGCTGGCGGCCATTGGCGTCGCCCTGTTTCTCTACTACACCTCCGATGTCTCGGCCAACACCCAGTTGTTCGTGCCGTTCTTTAAAGACATCGCCATTCCGCTGGGCTTTGCCGGCTTTATCGTGCTGACCTATTTCGTGGTCGTCGGCACGTCCAACGCGGTCAACCTGACCGATGGTCTGGACGGGCTGGCCATCATGCCGGCTGTGTTCGTGGCCGTGGGGCTGGGGATCTTCGCTTATGCCACCGGCAACACGGTGTTCGCCGAGTATCTGGGCATGCCCTTTATCCCCGGAGCCGGTGAACTGGCCATCTTCTGCTCGGCGATGGCCGGGGCGGGCCTGGGTTTTCTCTGGTTCAACACCTACCCGGCCCAGGTCTTCATGGGCGATGTCGGTGCCCTGGCCGTGGGCGCGGCCCTGGGGCTGATTGCCGTCATCGTGCGCCAGGAAATCGTGTTCGTGGTCATGGCCGGCATCTTCGTGATCGAGACGCTGTCGGTGATTCTCCAGGTGGCCTCGTTCAAGCTCACCGGGCGGCGGATTTTCCGTATGGCCCCGATTCACCATCATTTCGAGCTCAAGGGCTGGCCCGAGCCGAAAGTGATTGTGCGTTTCTGGATCATTGCCGTGATGCTGGTGCTCGCGGCCCTGGCAACGATGAAGGTGCGGTAGGGCAATGAGCAGCGCGATCTCACGCAGGCAGGCACGACGCTCGGGCGAGATCCCCGCCGGTGTCGACCTGGATGCGGGCCTGGTGTTGAGCACCGTGGGGCTGCTGGGTATCGGCGTGGTCATGGTGGCGTCGACTTCGATGGCCGTGGCCGAAAGCTATGCAGTCTCCGGCTGGCACTTCATCGCCCGCCACATCATCTATATCGGACTGGGCATTGCCGCGGCCGGGCTGTTCCGCTTTGTCGGTACACGTCATCTGCAAGCGCTCGCGCCGCTGTGCTTTCCCCTGGCCGTGGTGCTGCTGCTGCTGCCTTTTATTCCGGGTCTGGGCCACGAGGTCAATGGCTCGCTGCGCTGGATCGATTTGGGTTTCACGCGCTTTCAGGTGGTCGAGGCGGTCAAGCTGATTCTGATCGTGTTCGTGGCCGGCTATCTGGCCCGTCGACCCGAGCTGGGACGCGGCCGCTTTCTGGAGATCATCAAGCCGCTGCTGGTTGTCGGCCTGCTGTCGATCATTCTGCTTCGCCAGCCCGACATGGGCTCGGCGGTCATCCTGGTGGCCATCACCGGCGGCATGATCTGGCTGGCCGGGGCCGCCTGGAAGCACCTGTTCGTGCTTGGTCTGGGCAGCGTGCCGCTGTTGACCTTCGCGGCCCTGGAGCCCTACCGCTTTCAGCGGGTCATGACTTTCGTCGACCCCTGGGCCGACCCTTTCAACAGCGGATTCCAGCTCACCCAGGCCCTGATTGCAGTCGGTCGAGGCCAGATTACCGGTGTCGGGATGGGTGCCAGTGTGCAGAAACTCTATTACCTGCCCGAGGCGCACACGGATTTCATCTTCGCGGTGCTGGCCGAAGAATTCGGGCTGATCGGCATTGTGCTGGTCATGGTCCTGTTCGCGGTGCTGATCGGCCGGATCTTCGCCATTGGTCTGAAGGCCCGGGCGATGGAGCGGCCATTCGCGGCTTTCCTGGTCTGGGGCGTGGGTTTGTGGATCGGTTTTCAGGCGCTGGTTTCCATGGGCGTCAACCTGGGCATGCTGCCCACCAAGGGGCTGACCCTGCCCTTGATCTCGGCCGGCGGCAGCAGCCTGATCATGACCCTGATCGGAATCGGGCTGGTGTTGCGGGTGCACTGGGAGTTGAGTGTGGCGCAGCGCCAGACACCGCGTCGTCGCAGGGGGTGGCAGGTATGAGCAGCCCCATGGTGATGATCATGGCTGGAGGCACCGGCGGGCATATTTTCCCGGGGCTGGCCGTGGCCGAAGAGCTCAAGGGCAGCGGTGCGGCCGTGACCTGGCTGGGCACCGCGGCCGGACTGGAAAGCCGCCTGGTGCCCGAACGTGGCATCGCCCTGGAACGTATTACGATTGGTGGATTGCGCGGTCGCGGGCTGGCCGGCTGGTTGCTGGCGCCCTGGCGCGTGATGCGGGCGGTATGGCAGGCCCGTGCCATCCTCAGGCGTCATCGCCCCGCCTGCGTGCTGAGCATGGGCGGATACGTGGCCGGTCCCGGCGCGCTGGCAGCGCGCCTGATGGGTATCCCCCTGGTCATCCACGAGCAGAATGCCATCGCCGGACTGACCAACCGCCTTCTGCGTCCGCTGGCCCGGCGTGTAATGACCGGCTTTCCCGATACCCTGCGCGGCGGCGAGCATGTCGGCAACCCGGTTCGTGCAGATATCGTCGCCATGGCCCCGCCGGCCGAGCGTATGGCTGGCCGCACCGGCCCGCTTCGACTGCTCGTGGTGGGCGGTAGTCAGGGTGCGGCGGTCTTTTCCGAGCAGGTGCCCGAAGCGTTGGCCGACATGCCACCGTCAGCCCGACCTGTCGTAGTGCACCAGGCCGGACGCCAGTATGAACAGACCCGCAGTGCCTATGAGCGCCTTGGCGTCGAGGGCGAGATACACGAGTTCATTGAAGACATGGCCACCGCTCTGGGCCAGGCTGATCTGGCCCTGTGCCGATCCGGCGCCTTGACGGTCTCCGAACTGTCGGCTGCCGGGGTGGCATCCATCCTGGTGCCGTTTCCTCATGCCGTCGACGATCATCAGACGGCCAATGCCCGCTTCCTGTCCGATGCCGATGCCGCCTGGCTGTTGCCGCAGGCGGAACTGGATGCCGGGAAGCTGTCGGGCTTGCTGAGCGAGATGAGCCGCGAGAGGCTCATGGCAATGGCCGCCCGGGCCCGTAATAAAGCCCGCACGGATGCAGCCGAGCAGGTTGCCCGGGCCTGCCTGGAGGTGGCGCGATGAAGGTCAACGAGCCCATGCGCAGCCTGATGCACCGAGTGCGCCAGATTCATTTCGTCGGCATTGGTGGTGCCGGCATGAGCGGTATTGCCGAGGTGCTCATCAATCTCGGCTTTGCCGTCAGCGGTTCCGATCTGCAGGCGTCCGACGCAACCCGCCGGCTGGCCCGGCTGGGCGCAACCATTCACACAGGCCATGCCGGTCAGCATCTGGGCGCGGCCGACGTGGTGGTGGTTTCCGGCGCGGTGCCTGAGGACAATCCGGAGGTGCTGGCGGCACGCGAACGCCGCTTGCCGGTCGTGGCCCGGGCCGAAATGCTGGGTGAGTTGATGCGTTTCCGGCACGGCATTGCCGTGGCCGGCACGCATGGCAAAACCACGACCACTTCACTGGTGGCCAGCCTGCTGGCCGAAGGCGGCCTGGATCCGACCTTTATTGTCGGTGGCCTGGTCAATGCATTCGGATCCAGCGCACGCCTGGGGCAGGGCCGTTACCTGGTCGCCGAAGCCGATGAGTCCGATGGCTCTTTCCTCAAGCTGCAGCCGGTCATTTCGGTGGTGACCAACATCGACCGCGATCATCTCGATGCCTATCAGGGCAGTTTCGATCAGTTGCAGCGCGCCTTTCTGGAGTTTCTCCATCACCTGCCGTTCTTTGGCGTGGCCGTGTTGTGCACGGACGACGCCCACGTCGCCGAGCTGGTGCCGGAAGTCGGGCGGACCGTGGTGACCTACGGCCTCGACGAGGAAGCCGACGTGCATGCCAGCGACCTGCGCCAGGAAGGCCGTCGCATGTCCTTTGATCTTTGGCTGCCCGGCGCCGGGGCCGCCTTGCCCGTCGGCCTGTCGCAACCGGGCCGGCACAATGTGCTCAATGCCATCGGCGCGGCCGCAGTGGCCTGGGAGCTGGGCCTGGACCCGCAGTCGATCGCGCGCGGCCTCGACGGTTTTGGCGGCATCGGTCGTCGGTTCGCCGAAATCGGAACGCTCGATATTCAGGGCAAGCAGGTGCAGGCCTTCGAGGACTACGGTCACCACCCGACCGAACTCGATGCCGTCATTCGTGCTGCCCGCAGCGGCTGGCCGCAACGCCGGCTGGTGCTGTTTTTCCAGCCCCACCGCTACACCCGCACACGCGATCAGTTCGAAGAGTTCGCGCGCGTGCTGGCCGAGGTCGATGTGCTGGTGCTCGGCGATATCTATCCGGCCGGAGAACAGCCCCTGGCCGGTATTGATGCCGACAGTCTCGCCCGCGCCGTGAAGCGGCGCGGAGAGTTGCCATTGGAACGAATCGGCGGTGTTGCCGAAGCACCCGATGCCCTGGCCGAGGTGCTGGAAGATGGCGACCTGCTGCTGGTCATGGGCGCCGGCGATGTCGGCCGGCTGGGCGCGTTGTTGCGTGAGCGTTACACAAGGGAGGCCTCATGAGCGGCGATCGCGATCCCCGGAAGTTCGGGCACGTGGCCCTGGTCATCGGCGGCGACAGCGCCGAGCGCGAAGTTTCCCTGCGTGGGGGGCGTGCCGTGACCGCCGCGCTGGAGCGCCTGGGTATCCAGTTCAGCGTGGTCGACGGAGCCCGTCGCCTGCTGGAGCAGGTGGCTGCCGGCCACTATGACCGGGTATTCAATCTGCTGCACGGACGGGATGGCGAAGATGGCGCCCTGCAGGGCGCGCTGCGCATCTACGGCGTACCGGTGACCGGCTCGGGCGTGCTCGCCTCGGCCCTGACCATGGACAAGCTGCAAAGCAAGCGGGTCTGGAAAGCCTGTGGCCTGCCGACCCCGCCCTGGCAGGAAGCCCGTTCGGCTGACGAGGCCAGTGCCATAGCCGCGGCACTGCCACCCCCCTGGTTTGTCAAGCCGGCGCGCGAGGGCTCGAGCATCGGCATGAGTCGGGTCGATACAGTCGACGCGCTGGGCCCGGCCATAGAGCAGGCACTGTCGTTCGACGATCTCGTGCTGGTCGAACAGTTGATCCAGGGCGCCGAGTACACCGCGGCGATTCTTGATGCCACGGTGCTGCCCCTGATCGAGCTTGAGACCCCGCGCGAGTTCTACGACTACGAGGCCAAATACGAGTCTGGCGACACCCGCTATCGCTGTCCCAGCGGCTTGCCGTCGACTACCGAAACCGAGCTGGCCAAACTGTGCCTGCAGGCATTCGAGGTGCTGGGAACGACCGGCTGGGGCCGGGTCGATCTGATGGTCGACCGCAGCGGCCAGCCGTGGCTGCTGGAAGTCAATACCACACCGGGCATGACCGACCACTCGCTGATGCCAATGGCCGCGCAGGCGGCAGGCATCGGTTTCGACGAGCTGGTCTGGCGCATTCTCGACACGAGCAGGAGCCGCTGATGCGACCGACCTGGATAGCCACCGCGGTACTGGCCGGCCTGATTGCCCTGCTTGCCTTGTGGCTGCGCGCCGGCGTGGTGGGCGGTCAGCAGTGGTCGATTGACTGGCTGGATGTGGAAGGGGACCTGAGCCGCACCAGCAGCGACCAGGTCCGCGCAGCGGTGATCGGGGAGGCCGGCAAGGGATTTTTCGCCGCCGACCTGCAACAGGTGCGGGCTGCGGTCGAGGCACTGCCCTGGGTGGCGCAGGCCGAGGTCTCGCGGCAATGGCCGGACGCGCTCAGCATCCGGGTCGTCGAGCACCGGCCCCTGGCGCGCTGGAACGACAGCGGGCTGTTCAGTGATCGTGGCGAGGTCTTCCGGGTCGATGGCAGCGACGGCATGCAGGGGCTGGCTCGGCTGCATGGCCCGGAAAACCGGCGCCGGGAAGTGCTCGACACCTGGCTCGAGATGCGTCGTGCGCTGGCCGACATCGGCCAGGACATCGAACGGCTGGCCGTCGATGAACGCGGTGCCTGGCAAGCAGAACTCGGCAACGGCGTGACACTGGTATTGGGTCGAGAGTCCATGCACGAGCGGCTGGAACGTTATATCGGAGTTCATCCCGCGCTCAGCGGCAGGGAGCGGCGCGCGCGCGTGGTCGACTTGCGCTACACCAACGGCCTGGCAGTGCGCTGGGCTGGCGAATCAACTGGAGAACAGGCAGATCATGGCTAAGCGGCCGGAAAAATCACTGGTGGTCGGGCTGGATATCGGCACGAGCAAGATCGTGGCCATCGTCGGCGAGGTGCAGCCCGACGGCCAGGTCGAGGTGATCGGACTGGGCACGCACCCGTCGCGCGGGCTCAAGCGCGGCGTGGTGGTGGATATCGAGTCAACCGAGCAGTCCATTCAGCGGGCCGTCGAGGAGGCCGAGCTGATGGCCGACTGCGAAATCCACTCGGTGTTTGCCGGCATTGCCGGCAACCATATCAGTTCGCTGAACTCGCACGGCGCCGTGGCGATTCGCGACAAGGAGGTCACCGACGGTGATGTCGAGCGCGTGCTCGAATCGGCCCGTGCGGTCGCCATACCGGCCGACCAGCGCATCCTGCACGTGCTGCCCCAGGAATATGTTATCGATTCCACCGACGGCATTCGCCAGCCAGTGGGTATGTCGGGCGTTCGCCTGGAGGCCCGAGTCCACCTGGTCACCGCCGCGGTCAGCGCGGTGCAGAACGTGACTAAGTGCGTGGCGCGCTGCGGCCTGCAGGTCGATGACCTGATCCTGCAGCAGCTCGCCTCCAGCTACGCCGTTTTGAGCGACGACGAAAAGGACCTGGGCATCGGGCTGGTCGATATCGGCGCCGGCACCACGGACATTGCCGTGTTTACCGAGGGCGCGATTCGCTACACCGCCTGCATCCCGATTGCCGGCGACCTGGTCACCAACGATATTGCCGTGGCACTGCGCACACCGACGGTGCATGCCGAGGAAATCAAGATCAAGTATGCCTGCGCGCTAGAGCAGCTGGCCAGCTCCGACGAGACCATCCAGGTGCCCAGCGTGGGTGATCGCCCGCCCCGGCGGCTGGAGCGCCAGACTCTGGCCCAGGTGGTCGAGGCGCGTTATCGAGAACTGTTCAACCATGTCCACAAGCAACTGCGCCAGTCCGGTTTCGAATCGATGATTCCGGCCGGCCTTGTGCTGACCGGGGGCGGCTCGAAGATGGAGGGCGTAGTCGAGTTGGCCGAGGAAATCCTGCACATGCCGGTGCGCCTTGGCGCTCCACAGCATGTCACCGGCTTGAGCGAAGTTGTCAACAACCAGATTCACGCCACCGGAGTCGGGCTGCTGATTTACGGCAGCCGCATGGACACACCGCGCCATGGTGGCTTCGGACGCGGTGGAGAAAGTCTCTGGAACCGAATCAGAAACTGGTTCCAGGGGGAGTTTTGAGGTCGATGTACCTCGACAAGGCAGGGGCCGGCGCAAAGCGTCCGCAAGAAGGCGCGCGCCGTGTTCCCGATTTTTCAAACGAGTTGATCGTTATGGCGAGTGAAAAGGAGAGACTGACATGCCTTTTGAAGTAATTGAAAACTACACACCCGGTGCAACCATCAAGGTTGTGGGTATCGGCGGAGGCGGCGGCAATGCCGTCAACCAGATGGTCGAGTCGGCCATCGAGGGCGTGGACTTCATCTGCGTCAACACTGATTCACAGGCGCTGCGGAATTTTTCCGGAAAGACCACGCTGCAGATCGGATCGAGCGTGACCAAGGGCCTTGGAGCAGGCGCCAATCCGGAGGTCGGCCGTCAGGCCGCGCTGGAAGACCGCGACCGCATTGGCGAAATGCTCGATGGCTGCGACATGGTGTTCCTGACCGCCGGCATGGGCGGCGGCACCGGAACCGGTGCCATTCCCGTGGTCGCCCAGACCGCCAAGGAAATGGGCATACTGACGGTGGCCGTGGTCACCCGGCCCTTCCCGTTCGAGGGGCAGCGCCGCATGGCGGTGGCCCAGCAGGGTCTGGACGAACTGGCCCATCACGTCGATTCGCTCATTACCATCCCCAACGCCAAGCTGCTGAGCGTGCTGGGTTCGGAAGTGACCCTGCTTGATGCCTTCAAATCTGCCAACCAGGTACTGTCGGGCGCGGTGCAGGGTATTGCCGAACTGATCACCCGTCCGGGCCTGATCAATGTCGACTTCGCCGACGTACGCACGGTCATGAGCGAAATGGGCATGGCCATGATGGGCGCCGGCTCGGCCCGCGGCGAGGATCGTGCCTTGATGGCGGCGCAGGCGGCCATCGGCTCGCCGCTGCTCGAGGATGTCGATCTCAATGGTGCCTGCGGCATTCTGGTCAACGTCACTGCCGGCATGAACCTGAGCATGAAGGAGTTCGAGGAGGTCGGAACCACGGTTGCCGACCTGGCCAGTGACGATGCCACGGTGGTCATGGGTACCGTGATCGATCCCGACATGACCGACGATCTGCGCGTCACGGTGGTGGCCACCGGTCTGGGCGAGAAGCGCCCCAAGCGCGAGGAGAAACCCGTCAAGCTGGTGCGTACCGGGACCGATAACGAGCCCTTCACGGCCACCGGAGACGAGTCCGACAGCGGCAAGGAAGTCGAGGATCGCGGCGACAACCGCAAGCTCTTTGGTGAGCAGAAGGAACTCGACTACCTGGATATCCCGGCCTTTCTCAGGAATCAGGCCGACTGATCCGGGCCGGACGGGCAGGTCGGATGACAGGTCGGAACATCGGCCGGCAACGCCTCGTACTCGCCATCGGGGCGTTGTCGGCCGGTGGGTGACGCTGGTATGACAATAGATGTTGCATCGTTGCAACAGGTGTGGTCAAAAACACGAAAAAGTGCTTTTTTGCCACGGTTTGCTGTGCTAGACTGCGCAGCATCTACCAGCAATTGACCAGAAAGTGATCAAACAACGAACGCTGAAGAACGTCATACGAGCCACCGGCGTGGGCATGCATACCGGGGAGAAGGTGCTCATGACCCTGCGCCCGGCGCCGGCCAACACCGGTATCGTCTTCCGCCGTGTCGATCTCGATCCGGTGGCCAGTCTCAAGGCCGACCCCTACAGTGTCGGCGACACCGCCCTGTCGACCACCATGGTCAATGCCGATGGCGTGCGCGTGGCCACCATCGAGCACCTGATGTCGGCGCTGGCCGGGCTGGGCATCGACAATCTTTACGTCGATCTCAGCGCCTCCGAGGTGCCGATCATGGATGGCAGCGCCGGCCCGTTCGCCTTTCTGATCCAGTCGGCCGGCATTGCCGAGCAGAACGCGCCCAAGCGTTTCATCCGGATTCTCAAGCCGGTGGAAGTGCATGACGGCGATCGCTGGGTTCGTTTCGATCCGCATGAGGGGTTCCGGGTTCGCTTTGCCATAGAGTTCGATCATCCGGTCATCCGGTCCCATTCCTGCAAGGCTGATCTGGACTTCTCCACCACCTCTTATCTCAAGGAAGTGGCGCGGGCGCGGACCTTCGGCTTCATGCGCGACATCGAGTACCTGCGCCAGCGCAACCTGGTGCTCGGCGGCAGTCTCGACAACGCGGTGGTGCTCGATGACTACCGGGTGCTCAACGAGCATGGGCTTCGCTACGATGACGAGTTCGTCAAGCACAAGGTGC from Wenzhouxiangella sp. AB-CW3 includes:
- a CDS encoding D-alanine--D-alanine ligase, whose product is MSGDRDPRKFGHVALVIGGDSAEREVSLRGGRAVTAALERLGIQFSVVDGARRLLEQVAAGHYDRVFNLLHGRDGEDGALQGALRIYGVPVTGSGVLASALTMDKLQSKRVWKACGLPTPPWQEARSADEASAIAAALPPPWFVKPAREGSSIGMSRVDTVDALGPAIEQALSFDDLVLVEQLIQGAEYTAAILDATVLPLIELETPREFYDYEAKYESGDTRYRCPSGLPSTTETELAKLCLQAFEVLGTTGWGRVDLMVDRSGQPWLLEVNTTPGMTDHSLMPMAAQAAGIGFDELVWRILDTSRSR
- a CDS encoding cell division protein FtsQ/DivIB, coding for MRPTWIATAVLAGLIALLALWLRAGVVGGQQWSIDWLDVEGDLSRTSSDQVRAAVIGEAGKGFFAADLQQVRAAVEALPWVAQAEVSRQWPDALSIRVVEHRPLARWNDSGLFSDRGEVFRVDGSDGMQGLARLHGPENRRREVLDTWLEMRRALADIGQDIERLAVDERGAWQAELGNGVTLVLGRESMHERLERYIGVHPALSGRERRARVVDLRYTNGLAVRWAGESTGEQADHG
- the ftsA gene encoding cell division protein FtsA produces the protein MAKRPEKSLVVGLDIGTSKIVAIVGEVQPDGQVEVIGLGTHPSRGLKRGVVVDIESTEQSIQRAVEEAELMADCEIHSVFAGIAGNHISSLNSHGAVAIRDKEVTDGDVERVLESARAVAIPADQRILHVLPQEYVIDSTDGIRQPVGMSGVRLEARVHLVTAAVSAVQNVTKCVARCGLQVDDLILQQLASSYAVLSDDEKDLGIGLVDIGAGTTDIAVFTEGAIRYTACIPIAGDLVTNDIAVALRTPTVHAEEIKIKYACALEQLASSDETIQVPSVGDRPPRRLERQTLAQVVEARYRELFNHVHKQLRQSGFESMIPAGLVLTGGGSKMEGVVELAEEILHMPVRLGAPQHVTGLSEVVNNQIHATGVGLLIYGSRMDTPRHGGFGRGGESLWNRIRNWFQGEF
- the ftsZ gene encoding cell division protein FtsZ, coding for MPFEVIENYTPGATIKVVGIGGGGGNAVNQMVESAIEGVDFICVNTDSQALRNFSGKTTLQIGSSVTKGLGAGANPEVGRQAALEDRDRIGEMLDGCDMVFLTAGMGGGTGTGAIPVVAQTAKEMGILTVAVVTRPFPFEGQRRMAVAQQGLDELAHHVDSLITIPNAKLLSVLGSEVTLLDAFKSANQVLSGAVQGIAELITRPGLINVDFADVRTVMSEMGMAMMGAGSARGEDRALMAAQAAIGSPLLEDVDLNGACGILVNVTAGMNLSMKEFEEVGTTVADLASDDATVVMGTVIDPDMTDDLRVTVVATGLGEKRPKREEKPVKLVRTGTDNEPFTATGDESDSGKEVEDRGDNRKLFGEQKELDYLDIPAFLRNQAD
- the lpxC gene encoding UDP-3-O-acyl-N-acetylglucosamine deacetylase, translating into MIKQRTLKNVIRATGVGMHTGEKVLMTLRPAPANTGIVFRRVDLDPVASLKADPYSVGDTALSTTMVNADGVRVATIEHLMSALAGLGIDNLYVDLSASEVPIMDGSAGPFAFLIQSAGIAEQNAPKRFIRILKPVEVHDGDRWVRFDPHEGFRVRFAIEFDHPVIRSHSCKADLDFSTTSYLKEVARARTFGFMRDIEYLRQRNLVLGGSLDNAVVLDDYRVLNEHGLRYDDEFVKHKVLDAIGDLYLLGRNPIGTFIGHKSGHELNNQLVRTLLADQTAWEEVTFEQDEPAPISYVQPAQAV